One part of the Rhea pennata isolate bPtePen1 chromosome 29, bPtePen1.pri, whole genome shotgun sequence genome encodes these proteins:
- the SPATS2 gene encoding spermatogenesis-associated serine-rich protein 2 isoform X1, with the protein MSKKQNPKDPSGFIFDVQSNTVMAQGGTFENMKEKISAVRAIVPNRSNNEIILVLQHFDNCVDKTVQAFMEGNASEVLKEWTVTGKKKNKKKKTKPKPPVESSTGLADPSKLVSTEEEQSANSEKGGINGYHVNGCANDTESVDSLSEGLDALSVDARELEDCESAAPDMPDRTAVPELENGIANFDTKSLIMHPSQSPSSLRQRPEQRNASRSLSRAVASNSTPTSLSVTWLEDVPVSPANKKLGSNIEKSVKDLQRCTVSLARYRVVVKEEIDASIKKMKQVFAELQSSLMDREVALLAEMDKVKAEAMEILVSRQKKAEALKKLTDVAVRMSEEQLVELRADIKHFVSERKYDEDLGRVARFTCDLDALKKSIASFGQVSHPKNSYSTRSRCSSVTAVPLSSPSETSAPSTPECASASAPSLTAASKKPLSSADAAAGNASSRPPQPQREAFQGNRRPGQGYRSQGQHQIGPPTPGRYNNVNRHRNGPGHQARGKHQNSPLQSPPGSTGSPSQTHPTGASGTGASSESSRPVPSPSSTETKGLPQRKPRASHLERANS; encoded by the exons ATGtctaaaaagcaaaatccaaaaG ATCCGTCTGGGTTTATTTTTGATGTGCAGTCCAATACTGTGATGGCCCAAGGAGGAACCTTTGAAAACATGAAGGAGAAG ATCAGTGCAGTGCGTGCAATAGTCCCTAACAGGAGCAACAATGAGATCATCCTTGTGCTACAGCATTTTGACAACTGTGTGGACAAAACAGTGCAAGCCTTCATGGAAG gCAATGCCAGTGAAGTATTGAAAGAGTGGACTgtaacaggcaaaaaaaag aacaagaagaagaaaaccaaacCGAAACCTCCAGTTGAATCGAGCACTGGCCTTGCAGACCCCAGTAAATTGGTGTCCACTGAAGAGGAGCAGTCAGCAAACTCTGAGAAGGGTGGAATTAATGGTTACCATGTCAACGGCTGTGCCAACGATACAGAGTCTGTGGACTCACTCAGCGAAGGTTTGGATGCACTTTCAGTTGATGCCAGAGAACTAGAGGATTGTGAATCTGCTGCACCAGACATGCCTGATAGAACAG CAGTGCCTGAACTAGAGAATGGAATAGCAAACTTTGACACAAAATCGCTCATCATGCATCCTTCCCAGAGCCCTTCGTCTCTCAGACAGCGGCCTGAGCAGAGGAACGCTAGCAGGTCTCTGTCCAGAGCAGTGGCGAGCAACTCAACTCCCACTTCCTTATCTGTAACATGGCTGGAAGATGTTCCAGTTTCACCTGCAAACAAGAAGTTAG GTTCCAATATTGAAAAATCAGTGAAGGATCTCCAGCGTTGCACTGTTTCACTGGCACGATACCGGGTTGTGGTGAAAGAGGAAATAGATGCTTCCATTAAGAAGATGAAGCAGGTTTTTGCTGAACTGCAGAGTAG CCTTATGGATCGTGAGGTCGCCTTGCTGGCTGAAATGGACAAagtgaaagcagaagcaa TGGAGATTCTGGTTAGCCGACAGAAGAAGGCGGAAGCCCTGAAGAAGCTGACTGATGTGGCAGTGCGAATGTCAGAGGAGCAACTGGTCGAGCTCAGAGCTGATATAAAG CACTTTGTGAGCGAACGGAAATACGACGAAGACCTGGGCAGAGTGGCACGGTTCACTTGTGACCTCGATGCACTGAAGAAGAGCATCGCCTCATTCGGACAAG tttccCATCCAAAGAACAGCTATTCCACCAGATCCCGGTGCAGCTCTGTCACAGCTGTACCCCTGAGCAGTCCCAGCGAGAcctctgctccctccacccccGAGTGtgcctctgcctctgctccaAGCCTTACCGCAGCAAGCAAGAAGCCCTTGTCCTCTGCGGATGCTGCTGCGGGGAATGCCAGCAGCCGTCCTCCCCAGCCTCAGCGAGAG GCTTTCCAGGGGAACAGGAGACCAGGACAAGGGTACAGGTCCCAGGGCCAGCACCAGATTGGCCCCCCCACCCCTGGGAGATACAACAACGTGAACCGACACAGAAACGGGCCAGGCCACCAGGCCCGTGGCAAGCATCAAAATTCTCCCCTCCAATCTCCTCCGGGGAGTACTGGCAGCCCCAGCCAGACTCATCCCACGGGTGCCAGTGGAACTGGTGCCTCCTCCGAGTCCAGCCGACCTgtcccctctccctccagcaCAGAAACCAAGGGGCTCCCACAGCGTAAACCAAGAGCAAGTCATCTGGAGAGAGCAAACTCCTGA
- the SPATS2 gene encoding spermatogenesis-associated serine-rich protein 2 isoform X2, which translates to MSKKQNPKDPSGFIFDVQSNTVMAQGGTFENMKEKISAVRAIVPNRSNNEIILVLQHFDNCVDKTVQAFMEGNASEVLKEWTVTGKKKNKKKKTKPKPPVESSTGLADPSKLVSTEEEQSANSEKGGINGYHVNGCANDTESVDSLSEGLDALSVDARELEDCESAAPDMPDRTVPELENGIANFDTKSLIMHPSQSPSSLRQRPEQRNASRSLSRAVASNSTPTSLSVTWLEDVPVSPANKKLGSNIEKSVKDLQRCTVSLARYRVVVKEEIDASIKKMKQVFAELQSSLMDREVALLAEMDKVKAEAMEILVSRQKKAEALKKLTDVAVRMSEEQLVELRADIKHFVSERKYDEDLGRVARFTCDLDALKKSIASFGQVSHPKNSYSTRSRCSSVTAVPLSSPSETSAPSTPECASASAPSLTAASKKPLSSADAAAGNASSRPPQPQREAFQGNRRPGQGYRSQGQHQIGPPTPGRYNNVNRHRNGPGHQARGKHQNSPLQSPPGSTGSPSQTHPTGASGTGASSESSRPVPSPSSTETKGLPQRKPRASHLERANS; encoded by the exons ATGtctaaaaagcaaaatccaaaaG ATCCGTCTGGGTTTATTTTTGATGTGCAGTCCAATACTGTGATGGCCCAAGGAGGAACCTTTGAAAACATGAAGGAGAAG ATCAGTGCAGTGCGTGCAATAGTCCCTAACAGGAGCAACAATGAGATCATCCTTGTGCTACAGCATTTTGACAACTGTGTGGACAAAACAGTGCAAGCCTTCATGGAAG gCAATGCCAGTGAAGTATTGAAAGAGTGGACTgtaacaggcaaaaaaaag aacaagaagaagaaaaccaaacCGAAACCTCCAGTTGAATCGAGCACTGGCCTTGCAGACCCCAGTAAATTGGTGTCCACTGAAGAGGAGCAGTCAGCAAACTCTGAGAAGGGTGGAATTAATGGTTACCATGTCAACGGCTGTGCCAACGATACAGAGTCTGTGGACTCACTCAGCGAAGGTTTGGATGCACTTTCAGTTGATGCCAGAGAACTAGAGGATTGTGAATCTGCTGCACCAGACATGCCTGATAGAACAG TGCCTGAACTAGAGAATGGAATAGCAAACTTTGACACAAAATCGCTCATCATGCATCCTTCCCAGAGCCCTTCGTCTCTCAGACAGCGGCCTGAGCAGAGGAACGCTAGCAGGTCTCTGTCCAGAGCAGTGGCGAGCAACTCAACTCCCACTTCCTTATCTGTAACATGGCTGGAAGATGTTCCAGTTTCACCTGCAAACAAGAAGTTAG GTTCCAATATTGAAAAATCAGTGAAGGATCTCCAGCGTTGCACTGTTTCACTGGCACGATACCGGGTTGTGGTGAAAGAGGAAATAGATGCTTCCATTAAGAAGATGAAGCAGGTTTTTGCTGAACTGCAGAGTAG CCTTATGGATCGTGAGGTCGCCTTGCTGGCTGAAATGGACAAagtgaaagcagaagcaa TGGAGATTCTGGTTAGCCGACAGAAGAAGGCGGAAGCCCTGAAGAAGCTGACTGATGTGGCAGTGCGAATGTCAGAGGAGCAACTGGTCGAGCTCAGAGCTGATATAAAG CACTTTGTGAGCGAACGGAAATACGACGAAGACCTGGGCAGAGTGGCACGGTTCACTTGTGACCTCGATGCACTGAAGAAGAGCATCGCCTCATTCGGACAAG tttccCATCCAAAGAACAGCTATTCCACCAGATCCCGGTGCAGCTCTGTCACAGCTGTACCCCTGAGCAGTCCCAGCGAGAcctctgctccctccacccccGAGTGtgcctctgcctctgctccaAGCCTTACCGCAGCAAGCAAGAAGCCCTTGTCCTCTGCGGATGCTGCTGCGGGGAATGCCAGCAGCCGTCCTCCCCAGCCTCAGCGAGAG GCTTTCCAGGGGAACAGGAGACCAGGACAAGGGTACAGGTCCCAGGGCCAGCACCAGATTGGCCCCCCCACCCCTGGGAGATACAACAACGTGAACCGACACAGAAACGGGCCAGGCCACCAGGCCCGTGGCAAGCATCAAAATTCTCCCCTCCAATCTCCTCCGGGGAGTACTGGCAGCCCCAGCCAGACTCATCCCACGGGTGCCAGTGGAACTGGTGCCTCCTCCGAGTCCAGCCGACCTgtcccctctccctccagcaCAGAAACCAAGGGGCTCCCACAGCGTAAACCAAGAGCAAGTCATCTGGAGAGAGCAAACTCCTGA
- the SPATS2 gene encoding spermatogenesis-associated serine-rich protein 2 isoform X3: protein MAQGGTFENMKEKISAVRAIVPNRSNNEIILVLQHFDNCVDKTVQAFMEGNASEVLKEWTVTGKKKNKKKKTKPKPPVESSTGLADPSKLVSTEEEQSANSEKGGINGYHVNGCANDTESVDSLSEGLDALSVDARELEDCESAAPDMPDRTAVPELENGIANFDTKSLIMHPSQSPSSLRQRPEQRNASRSLSRAVASNSTPTSLSVTWLEDVPVSPANKKLGSNIEKSVKDLQRCTVSLARYRVVVKEEIDASIKKMKQVFAELQSSLMDREVALLAEMDKVKAEAMEILVSRQKKAEALKKLTDVAVRMSEEQLVELRADIKHFVSERKYDEDLGRVARFTCDLDALKKSIASFGQVSHPKNSYSTRSRCSSVTAVPLSSPSETSAPSTPECASASAPSLTAASKKPLSSADAAAGNASSRPPQPQREAFQGNRRPGQGYRSQGQHQIGPPTPGRYNNVNRHRNGPGHQARGKHQNSPLQSPPGSTGSPSQTHPTGASGTGASSESSRPVPSPSSTETKGLPQRKPRASHLERANS, encoded by the exons ATGGCCCAAGGAGGAACCTTTGAAAACATGAAGGAGAAG ATCAGTGCAGTGCGTGCAATAGTCCCTAACAGGAGCAACAATGAGATCATCCTTGTGCTACAGCATTTTGACAACTGTGTGGACAAAACAGTGCAAGCCTTCATGGAAG gCAATGCCAGTGAAGTATTGAAAGAGTGGACTgtaacaggcaaaaaaaag aacaagaagaagaaaaccaaacCGAAACCTCCAGTTGAATCGAGCACTGGCCTTGCAGACCCCAGTAAATTGGTGTCCACTGAAGAGGAGCAGTCAGCAAACTCTGAGAAGGGTGGAATTAATGGTTACCATGTCAACGGCTGTGCCAACGATACAGAGTCTGTGGACTCACTCAGCGAAGGTTTGGATGCACTTTCAGTTGATGCCAGAGAACTAGAGGATTGTGAATCTGCTGCACCAGACATGCCTGATAGAACAG CAGTGCCTGAACTAGAGAATGGAATAGCAAACTTTGACACAAAATCGCTCATCATGCATCCTTCCCAGAGCCCTTCGTCTCTCAGACAGCGGCCTGAGCAGAGGAACGCTAGCAGGTCTCTGTCCAGAGCAGTGGCGAGCAACTCAACTCCCACTTCCTTATCTGTAACATGGCTGGAAGATGTTCCAGTTTCACCTGCAAACAAGAAGTTAG GTTCCAATATTGAAAAATCAGTGAAGGATCTCCAGCGTTGCACTGTTTCACTGGCACGATACCGGGTTGTGGTGAAAGAGGAAATAGATGCTTCCATTAAGAAGATGAAGCAGGTTTTTGCTGAACTGCAGAGTAG CCTTATGGATCGTGAGGTCGCCTTGCTGGCTGAAATGGACAAagtgaaagcagaagcaa TGGAGATTCTGGTTAGCCGACAGAAGAAGGCGGAAGCCCTGAAGAAGCTGACTGATGTGGCAGTGCGAATGTCAGAGGAGCAACTGGTCGAGCTCAGAGCTGATATAAAG CACTTTGTGAGCGAACGGAAATACGACGAAGACCTGGGCAGAGTGGCACGGTTCACTTGTGACCTCGATGCACTGAAGAAGAGCATCGCCTCATTCGGACAAG tttccCATCCAAAGAACAGCTATTCCACCAGATCCCGGTGCAGCTCTGTCACAGCTGTACCCCTGAGCAGTCCCAGCGAGAcctctgctccctccacccccGAGTGtgcctctgcctctgctccaAGCCTTACCGCAGCAAGCAAGAAGCCCTTGTCCTCTGCGGATGCTGCTGCGGGGAATGCCAGCAGCCGTCCTCCCCAGCCTCAGCGAGAG GCTTTCCAGGGGAACAGGAGACCAGGACAAGGGTACAGGTCCCAGGGCCAGCACCAGATTGGCCCCCCCACCCCTGGGAGATACAACAACGTGAACCGACACAGAAACGGGCCAGGCCACCAGGCCCGTGGCAAGCATCAAAATTCTCCCCTCCAATCTCCTCCGGGGAGTACTGGCAGCCCCAGCCAGACTCATCCCACGGGTGCCAGTGGAACTGGTGCCTCCTCCGAGTCCAGCCGACCTgtcccctctccctccagcaCAGAAACCAAGGGGCTCCCACAGCGTAAACCAAGAGCAAGTCATCTGGAGAGAGCAAACTCCTGA
- the MCRS1 gene encoding microspherule protein 1 isoform X1, with the protein MAAPTVAAADVFRKSEPLPVRYRKWSRPWRRPSGRRRGLAGASGPGNAQAGARRGAGHPHVPSPHADALASGLMASGTASRSEDEESLAGQKRSSSQVSGAIPKRRSSSRFIKRKKFDDELVESSLAKSSSRAKGASGVEPGRCSGSEPSSSEKKKVSKSVSTPVAPSPVPTPGLAKRMKKSKQPLQVTKDLGRWKPADDLLLINAVLQTNDLTSVHLGVKFSCRFNLREIQERWYALLYDPIISKLACQAMRQLHPEAIAAIQSKVLFSKAEEQLLNKVGSTSQPTLDTFQDLLHKHPDVFYPSRTAKALQLHWQLMKQYYLLEDQTVQPLPKGDQVLNFSDAEDMLDDSKLKDVRDEVLEHELTVADRRQKREIRQLEQELHKWQVLVDSITGMSSPDFDSQTLAVLRGRMVRYLMRSREITLGRATKDNQIDVDLALEGPAWKISRKQGVIKLKNNGDFFIANEGRRPIYIDGRPVLGGNKWKLNNNSVVEIASLRFVFLINQDLIALIKAEAAKMAQQ; encoded by the exons ATGGCCGCGCCCACTGTAGCTGCAGCTGACGTATTCCGGAAGTCAGAACCTCTTCCGGTACGGTACCGGAAGTGGTCCCGTCCATGGAGGCGCCCAAGCGGACGCCGCCGCGGATTAGCCGGAGCCTCCGGCCCCGGGAATG CCCAGGCAGGTGCTCGGAGGGGAGCCGGACACCCTCACGTCCCCTCTCCCCACGCAGACGCACTGGCCTCCGGACTGATGGCGTCGGGGACGGCGAGCCGCTCTGAGGACGAGGAGTCGCTGGCAGGGCAGAAGCGGAGCTCGTCCCAGGTGTCGGGCGCCATCCCCAAGCGTCGCAGCTCCTCGCG GTTCATCAAGCGGAAGAAGTTTGATGATGAGCTGGTAGAGAGCAGCCTCGCCAAGTCGTCCAGCCGGGCCAAGGGGGCCAGCGGGGTCGAGCCTGGCCGCTGCTCAGGCAGCGAGCCCTCCTCCAGCGAGAAGAAGAAG GTCTCCAAGTCCGTGTCCACCCCTGTCGCGCCCAGCCCAGTCCCAACCCCCGGCCTTGCCAAGCGGATGAAGAAGAGCAAACAGCCCCTGCAGGTGACGAAGGACTTGGGCCGCTGGAAACCCGCTGACGACCTTCTGCTCATCAATGCTGTGCTGCAG ACCAACGATCTGACCTCTGTGCACCTGGGCGTGAAGTTCAGCTGCCGCTTCAACCTGCGGGAGATCCAGGAGAGGTGGTATGCGCTTCTCTACGACCCCATCATCTCCAA ACTGGCCTGCCAGGCCATGCGGCAGCTCCACCCTGAGGCCATCGCTGCCATCCAGAGCAAGGTGCTGTTTAGCAAAGCCGAGGAGCAGCTGTTGAACAAGGTGGGATCG ACCAGCCAGCCCACGCTCGACACCTTCCAGGACCTCCTCCACAAGCACCCTGACGTCTTCTACCCCTCGCGTACGGCTAAGGCCCTGCAGCTCCACTGGCAGCTCATGAAGCAGTACTACCTGCTGGAAGACCAGACCG TGCAGCCGCTGCCGAAGGGGGATCAAGTGCTGAACTTCTCGGATGCTGAGGACATGCTCGATGACAGCAAACTGAA GGATGTGCGGGACGAGGTGCTGGAACATG AGCTGACCGTGGCCGACCGGCGCCAGAAGCGGGAGATCcggcagctggagcaggagctgcacaAGTGGCAGGTATTGGTCGACAGCATCACAG GCATGAGCTCCCCAGACTTCGACAGCCAGACGCTGGCCGTGCTGCGAGGCCGCATGGTGCGGTACCTCATGCGCTCCCGGGAG ATCACGCTGGGCAGGGCCACGAAGGACAACCAGATTGACGTGGACCTGGCGCTGGAGGGACCAGCCTGGAAGATCTCCCGCAAGCAGG gtGTCATCAAGCTCAAGAACAACGGGGACTTTTTCATCGCTAACGAGGGCCGGCGGCCCATCTACATTGATGGGCGTCCCGTGCTCGGTGGCAACAAGTGGAAGCTCAACAACAACTCGGTGGTGGAG ATCGCCAGCCTCCGTTTCGTCTTCCTCATCAACCAAGACCTGATCGCCCTCATCAAAGCGGAGGCAGCCAAGATGGCCCAGCAGTGA
- the MCRS1 gene encoding microspherule protein 1 isoform X2: MAAPTVAAADVFRKSEPLPVRYRKWSRPWRRPSGRRRGLAGASGPGNDALASGLMASGTASRSEDEESLAGQKRSSSQVSGAIPKRRSSSRFIKRKKFDDELVESSLAKSSSRAKGASGVEPGRCSGSEPSSSEKKKVSKSVSTPVAPSPVPTPGLAKRMKKSKQPLQVTKDLGRWKPADDLLLINAVLQTNDLTSVHLGVKFSCRFNLREIQERWYALLYDPIISKLACQAMRQLHPEAIAAIQSKVLFSKAEEQLLNKVGSTSQPTLDTFQDLLHKHPDVFYPSRTAKALQLHWQLMKQYYLLEDQTVQPLPKGDQVLNFSDAEDMLDDSKLKDVRDEVLEHELTVADRRQKREIRQLEQELHKWQVLVDSITGMSSPDFDSQTLAVLRGRMVRYLMRSREITLGRATKDNQIDVDLALEGPAWKISRKQGVIKLKNNGDFFIANEGRRPIYIDGRPVLGGNKWKLNNNSVVEIASLRFVFLINQDLIALIKAEAAKMAQQ, from the exons ATGGCCGCGCCCACTGTAGCTGCAGCTGACGTATTCCGGAAGTCAGAACCTCTTCCGGTACGGTACCGGAAGTGGTCCCGTCCATGGAGGCGCCCAAGCGGACGCCGCCGCGGATTAGCCGGAGCCTCCGGCCCCGGGAATG ACGCACTGGCCTCCGGACTGATGGCGTCGGGGACGGCGAGCCGCTCTGAGGACGAGGAGTCGCTGGCAGGGCAGAAGCGGAGCTCGTCCCAGGTGTCGGGCGCCATCCCCAAGCGTCGCAGCTCCTCGCG GTTCATCAAGCGGAAGAAGTTTGATGATGAGCTGGTAGAGAGCAGCCTCGCCAAGTCGTCCAGCCGGGCCAAGGGGGCCAGCGGGGTCGAGCCTGGCCGCTGCTCAGGCAGCGAGCCCTCCTCCAGCGAGAAGAAGAAG GTCTCCAAGTCCGTGTCCACCCCTGTCGCGCCCAGCCCAGTCCCAACCCCCGGCCTTGCCAAGCGGATGAAGAAGAGCAAACAGCCCCTGCAGGTGACGAAGGACTTGGGCCGCTGGAAACCCGCTGACGACCTTCTGCTCATCAATGCTGTGCTGCAG ACCAACGATCTGACCTCTGTGCACCTGGGCGTGAAGTTCAGCTGCCGCTTCAACCTGCGGGAGATCCAGGAGAGGTGGTATGCGCTTCTCTACGACCCCATCATCTCCAA ACTGGCCTGCCAGGCCATGCGGCAGCTCCACCCTGAGGCCATCGCTGCCATCCAGAGCAAGGTGCTGTTTAGCAAAGCCGAGGAGCAGCTGTTGAACAAGGTGGGATCG ACCAGCCAGCCCACGCTCGACACCTTCCAGGACCTCCTCCACAAGCACCCTGACGTCTTCTACCCCTCGCGTACGGCTAAGGCCCTGCAGCTCCACTGGCAGCTCATGAAGCAGTACTACCTGCTGGAAGACCAGACCG TGCAGCCGCTGCCGAAGGGGGATCAAGTGCTGAACTTCTCGGATGCTGAGGACATGCTCGATGACAGCAAACTGAA GGATGTGCGGGACGAGGTGCTGGAACATG AGCTGACCGTGGCCGACCGGCGCCAGAAGCGGGAGATCcggcagctggagcaggagctgcacaAGTGGCAGGTATTGGTCGACAGCATCACAG GCATGAGCTCCCCAGACTTCGACAGCCAGACGCTGGCCGTGCTGCGAGGCCGCATGGTGCGGTACCTCATGCGCTCCCGGGAG ATCACGCTGGGCAGGGCCACGAAGGACAACCAGATTGACGTGGACCTGGCGCTGGAGGGACCAGCCTGGAAGATCTCCCGCAAGCAGG gtGTCATCAAGCTCAAGAACAACGGGGACTTTTTCATCGCTAACGAGGGCCGGCGGCCCATCTACATTGATGGGCGTCCCGTGCTCGGTGGCAACAAGTGGAAGCTCAACAACAACTCGGTGGTGGAG ATCGCCAGCCTCCGTTTCGTCTTCCTCATCAACCAAGACCTGATCGCCCTCATCAAAGCGGAGGCAGCCAAGATGGCCCAGCAGTGA